From a single Gemmatimonadales bacterium genomic region:
- a CDS encoding DUF1611 domain-containing protein, producing the protein MTTPRYLIVADGDFGPMTSKTANSVIRYLPERTVGVLDRQHAGRPVQEVLGFGGAIPIVGSMREGLALGPTAILIGIAPQGGRLPEEWRAWLAQALDHGCDLWSGLHTFLSDDPLLAAKAHSNGRSLHDLRRPPADLPIASGLAKKVEPLVVLTVGTDCNVGKMTAQLQLTRRLNQRGIRTRFVATGQTGIMIEGWGIAVDAVVADFVAGAAERLVLEGSRDADVVLVEGQGSINHPGYSGVTLGLLHGACPDALILCHQASREYIGDYRREAWLRIPPLTEYIRLYETIGSAVHPTEVIGVSLNTYDLSETQALRACEQAARDTGLPVTDPVRFDPGPLLDAVAGVRDRYLQSRRTA; encoded by the coding sequence ATGACCACACCGCGATACCTCATCGTCGCCGACGGCGACTTCGGCCCGATGACGTCCAAGACCGCCAACTCGGTAATCCGCTATCTCCCCGAGCGCACCGTCGGCGTGCTCGACCGGCAGCACGCCGGCCGGCCCGTACAGGAGGTGCTCGGATTCGGCGGAGCCATCCCCATCGTCGGTTCGATGCGGGAAGGGTTGGCCCTGGGGCCGACGGCGATCCTGATCGGCATCGCTCCGCAAGGCGGACGACTGCCGGAGGAATGGCGTGCGTGGCTGGCCCAGGCGCTGGATCACGGCTGCGATCTCTGGAGTGGGTTGCACACCTTCCTGAGCGACGACCCGCTGCTGGCGGCCAAGGCGCACAGCAACGGGCGGTCGCTGCACGATCTCCGGCGCCCGCCGGCGGACCTGCCGATCGCCTCGGGGCTGGCCAAGAAGGTGGAGCCGCTGGTGGTGCTCACCGTCGGCACCGACTGCAACGTCGGAAAGATGACCGCACAGCTCCAACTCACCCGGCGACTGAACCAGCGGGGCATCCGCACCCGATTCGTGGCCACCGGGCAGACCGGTATCATGATCGAGGGCTGGGGGATCGCGGTGGACGCCGTGGTGGCCGACTTCGTCGCGGGCGCCGCGGAGCGCCTGGTGCTCGAGGGCAGTCGCGATGCGGACGTGGTGTTGGTGGAGGGGCAGGGGAGCATCAACCACCCGGGTTATTCCGGCGTCACCCTCGGGCTGCTCCACGGCGCCTGCCCCGACGCGCTGATCCTCTGCCACCAGGCCAGCCGGGAATATATCGGCGACTATCGCAGGGAAGCGTGGCTCCGGATTCCTCCGCTGACCGAGTACATCCGTCTGTACGAGACGATCGGCTCCGCGGTCCACCCGACCGAGGTGATCGGGGTCTCACTCAACACCTACGACCTGTCCGAGACGCAAGCGCTCCGCGCCTGCGAGCAGGCGGCGCGCGACACCGGTCTCCCGGTGACGGACCCGGTGCGGTTCGACCCGGGCCCGTTGCTGGACGCGGTGGCCGGAGTGCGGGACCGCTATCTCCAATCACGGCGAACGGCCTGA